The following are encoded together in the Lactuca sativa cultivar Salinas chromosome 1, Lsat_Salinas_v11, whole genome shotgun sequence genome:
- the LOC111893504 gene encoding putative disease resistance RPP13-like protein 1 encodes MAVAEIFLAAFITVLFEKLSSADLIKLARSEGLISQLNKWNNTLLQIQAVLADAAQKHITDRAVQLWVNKLQDLAYDIDDVLDDLATEAMRRKLNQESNAGTMTSKVLKIIPICCTNFSPTNIMYGQQMSSKLDEITSKLNDIVDQKNHLGLNMNVNVNVERSHITEKSSEQTSLVDESKIMGREGDKEALLGKLLGNESCDQNVSIVSIIGMGGIGKTTLAKIIYNEEKVKDHFALRTWVCVSQEFDVFNISKTIFQAVNGKNEEFADLNLLHEALKEKLLNKRFLLVIDDVWNEDQSKWELLQCALVGAPGSKIMVTTRNTKVASLMDTDVAYHLEVLSTEDALSLFAQHALGEKSFEKHPTLKLHGEGIVKKCGRLPLALKTLGRVLKTNRSGDEWENLLNSEIWDIQDGRGIFPALRLSYYHLPPHLKQLFAYCSLFPKDYVFYKNRLVLMWMAEGFLSQSKGNMSMEGLGHEYFEELKSRSFFQHSTIDELGFTMHDLINDLATSVAGEFFFRLDDKMDAYEKHETFEKFRHFSLIGPRSGSYKKLKELKRARRLRTFSLLSFRWQSYHLLDSILVELLPELHFLRVLSLSTQIITQVPQSIGGLKHLRYLNFSYTSITCLPEQVSDLYNLQTLLIHDCYELSSLPKSFQKLINLRHLDISRTPKVNKMPLGIGGLKRLQTLSKVVISAANGFKIHELKGLSDLQGRLSIMGLEKVINPIQAKDANLHQKIGLDALEMEWSDVFDNSRNEMIEYEVLKGLIPHHKVRNLKILFYKGTRFPSWVGDPSFDRLTEITLRGCRTTHLPTLGHLRSLGKLFIERMHEVKTVGMELLSPKTSFLGVAFPSLEVLKFDDMQGWHSWSTNGGESNGISRSFPRLVEISIIRCPKLAQVSIGMIPSLTILHIEECSETVLRSMVGVSSSVVERLMINGCDTVESYNCPINVERLVISCCDSVTSLTFSQVQELPSSLPETVTSNCDNIEPIPKSGLGFLPVFCLRALQINNCKNLKSFPHEHLQCFTSLEQLWIYDCPSMEYSFPCGVWPPNLSTLGIGSLNKPMSQWGPQNFPTSLVELVLYGQNSGVVSFTVAEDIQNTTTSSSFELPKSLTFLTLVDFMDVESLSEVLEDLTCLKRLDICSCPKLRDMAETISNPSLLKVNVY; translated from the coding sequence ATGGCTGTTGCTGAAATATTTCTCGCCGCATTCATCACAGTGCTATTCGAGAAGCTGAGCTCTGCGGACTTGATCAAGCTAGCTCGGTCGGAGGGACTTATCTCTCAGCTGAACAAATGGAACAACACCCTGCTCCAGATCCAAGCCGTGCTTGCTGATGCAGCCCAAAAGCACATCACAGATAGAGCTGTTCAATTATGGGTCAACAAACTCCAGGATTTGGCTTACGACATAGACGATGTACTCGATGATTTGGCCACCGAAGCTATGCGACGCAAGTTGAATCAAGAATCAAACGCCGGCACCATGACTAGTAAGGTATTGAAGATCATTCCAATTTGCTGTACAAATTTCTCTCCTACCAACATTATGTATGGTCAGCAAATGAGTTCTAAGCTGGATGAGATTACCTCGAAATTGAATGATATTGTAGACCAGAAAAATCATTTGGGCTTGAATATGAATGTTAATGTGAATGTTGAAAGGTCACATATAACAGAGAAATCGTCCGAGCAAACTTCACTGGTGGATGAGTCCAAAATCATGGGTAGGGAAGGTGATAAAGAGGCATTGCTCGGAAAGTTGTTGGGAAATGAATCATGTGACCAAAATGTCAGCATAGTGTCGATAATTGGTATGGGTGGGATTGGCAAAACCACTCTTGCTAAAATTATATACAATGAGGAGAAAGTGAAGGATCACTTTGCACTTAGGACATGGGTTTGTGTTTCCCAAGAGTTTGATGTGTTTAATATTAGCAAGACTATTTTTCAAGCAGTAAACGGTAAAAACGAAGAGTTTGCTGATCTAAATTTGCTTCATGAGGCCCTTAAAGAAAAACTTTTAAATAAAAGGTTCCTACTTGTTATAGATGATGTGTGGAACGAAGACCAAAGTAAGTGGGAACTCCTGCAATGTGCTCTTGTTGGGGCACCTGGAAGTAAAATCATGGTTACTACTCGCAATACAAAGGTGGCATCACTCATGGACACTGATGTAGCTTATCATCTTGAGGTTTTGTCAACTGAAGATGCGTTGTCTTTATTTGCTCAACATGCGCTTGGTGAAAAGAGCTTTGAGAAACATCCAACACTTAAATTACATGGAGAAGGCATTGTGAAGAAATGTGGTAGATTGCCTTTGGCTTTGAAAACGCTTGGGAGGGTCTTGAAGACAAATAGAAGTGGTGATGAATGGGAGAATTTGTTGAATAGTGAGATATGGGATATACAAGATGGAAGAGGGATTTTTCCAGCTCTAAGACTAAGCTACTATCATCTCCCTCCACATTTGAAGCAGTTGTTTGCATACTGCTCCTTATTTCCAAAGGATTATGTGTTTTACAAGAACAGATTAGTCCTAATGTGGATGGCAGAAGGATTTTTATCCCAATCAAAGGGTAACATGTCAATGGAGGGTTTAGGTCATGAGTATTTTGAAGAGCTAAAGTCAAGGTCGTTTTTTCAACATTCAACGATTGACGAATTAGGATTTACAATGCATGACCTGATAAATGACTTGGCCACAAGTGTTGCAGGAGAGTTTTTCTTTAGATTGGATGATAAGATGGATGCATACGAAAAGCATGAAACTTTTGAGAAATTTCGACACTTTTCACTTATAGGTCCAAGATCCGGATCATATAAAAAGCTCAAGGAATTAAAAAGAGCTCGACGCCTACGCACTTTCTCACTATTATCATTTCGTTGGCAAAGTTACCACTTATTAGACAGTATTCTTGTCGAATTACTTCCTGAACTACACTTCTTAAGGGTACTAAGCTTATCAACTCAGATCATCACACAGGTACCACAATCTATTGGTGGTCTCAAGCATCTTCGGTACCTCAATTTTTCTTatacatcaattacatgtttaccAGAACAAGTGAGTGACCTTTATAATCTACAAACCTTGTTGATACATGATTGTTACGAGTTATCTAGCTTgccaaaaagttttcaaaagttaaTAAACCTACGACATCTTGACATAAGTCGTACTCCAAAAGTGAACAAGATGCCATTAGGGATTGGTGGGTTGAAGAGACTTCAAACTTTATCAAAGGTAGTTATTTCAGCGGCTAACGGATTCAAAATACATGAGCTTAAGGGCCTATCAGATCTTCAAGGTCGACTTTCCATTATGGGGCTAGAGAAAGTGATTAATCCCATTCAAGCAAAGGATGCCAACTTACATCAAAAGATCGGTCTTGATGCTTTGGAGATGGAATGGAGTGACGTGTTTGATAATTCTCGGAATGAGATGATTGAATATGAAGTACTTAAAGGTCTAATTCCTCATCATAAGGTTAGAAACCTGAAAATATTGTTCTACAAAGGAACAAGATTCCCTAGTTGGGTTGGTGATCCTTCATTTGATCGGTTAACAGAGATTACGTTACGTGGTTGTAGAACTACACATTTACCAACACTTGGACATCTACGATCACTTGGGAAATTGTTTATTGAAAGAATGCATGAAGTTAAAACTGTGGGTATGGAGTTACTTTCACCTAAAACTTCTTTCCTTGGTGTTGCATTTCCTTCACTTGAAGTATTGAAATTTGACGATATGCAAGGTTGGCATAGTTGGTCAACTAATGGGGGTGAAAGCAATGGAATTAGTAGATCATTTCCTCGCCTTGTTGAGATATCTATTATCCGTTGTCCAAAACTAGCTCAAGTGTCAATTGGAATGATACCATCACTTACAATTTTACATATAGAAGAATGCTCTGAAACTGTATTAAGAAGCATGGTTGGTGTCTCTTCATCAGTTGTTGAGAGGTTGATGATCAATGGTTGTGACACAGTGGAGAGTTACAACTGCCCTATCAATGTTGAGAGGTTGGTGATAAGTTGTTGTGATTCGGTGACTTCCTTGACCTTCTCACAAGTGCAAGAGCTTCCTTCCTCTCTCCCCGAAACAGTAACCAGTAATTGTGATAACATTGAGCCCATTCCAAAGAGTGGTTTGGGATTTCTTCCTGTGTTTTGCCTAAGAGCTCTTCAAATCAATAATTGCAAGAATCTGAAGTCATTTCCTCATGAGCATTTGCAATGTTTTACATCATTGGAACAACTGTGGATATATGATTGTCCAAGTATGGAGTATTCCTTTCCTTGTGGGGTGTGGCCACCTAATTTAAGTACCCTAGGTATAGGATCCTTAAATAAGCCCATGTCCCAGTGGGGTCCCCAAAATTTTCCAACATCATTAGTTGAACTAGTGTTATATGGCCAAAATTCAGGAGTGGTTTCATTTACAGTGGCAGAAGACATACAGAATACTACTACTTCATCATCTTTTGAACTTCCAAAATCTCTAACTTTTCTAACACTAGTTGATTTTATGGATGTGGAATCGCTTTCAGAGGTCTTAGAAGATCTCACATGCCTTAAACGTCTTGATATTTGTTCATGCCCGAAGCTTAGGGATATGGCTGAGACAATCTCTAACCCATCATTGTTGAAAGTGAATGTTTATTAG
- the LOC111893564 gene encoding metacaspase-4 produces MGKKAVLIGCNYAGTKAQLKGCVNDVKKMHRCLIDRYGFLENDIKVLIDADESYTQPTGRNIRSALSDLIKSAESGDFLFVHYSGHGTRLPAETGEDDDTGYDECIVPCDMNLITDDDFRELVDKVPQGCRITIVSDSCHSGGLIDDVKEQIGESFKDESEVQGDGNSASGIRGFLQKTGDAIESAFKRDDGDDVDDVSVNNKSLPLDIIVDILKQKTGKEDIDVGNVRPTLFDLFGEDSTPKVKKFMKVLFNSLQGGDGGADGGGGGGFLGKVSELAQSFLKPKLENNADYGKPAMEAEVEGKQDAYAGSKKKKLPENGILISGCQTDQTSADATPTKNDKAESYGALSHAIQKIVEESEGKITNREVVLKARELMQKHGFKQRPGLYCEDKHVDAFFICD; encoded by the exons ATGGGAAAAAAAGCGGTGCTAATCGGATGTAATTACGCCGGAACAAAGGCACAGCTCAAGGGATGCGTTAATGATGTCAAAAAAATGCATCGTTGTCTGATCGATCGTTATGGGTTCTTGGAAAACGACATTAAGGTCCTTATTGATGCCGACGAATCATATACTCAGCCCACCGGTCGTAACATCCGCAGCGCTCTTTCTGATCTTATCAAATCCGCCGAGTCCGGCGACTTCCTCTTCGTCCATTACAGTGGCCATGGCACTCGACTCCCTGCAGAAACCGGTGAAGATGATGATACAGGCTACGACGAGTGTATTGTCCCATGCGATATGAATCTCATCACCG ATGATGACTTCAGGGAGCTTGTAGATAAGGTACCTCAAGGTTGCAGAATAACCATCGTATCAGATTCATGCCACAGTGGAGGACTCATAGATGACGTTAAAGAACAGATAGGTGAGAGCTTCAAAGACGAATCAGAAGTTCAAGGAGATGGAAACTCGGCTTCTGGAATTCGAGGTTTCTTACAGAAAACTGGAGATGCAATAGAGTCTGCATTTAAACGTGACGATGGTGATGACGTAGATGATGTAAGTGTAAACAACAAATCTTTGCCTCTTGACATCATCGTGGATATACTAAAGCAGAAAACCGGGAAAGAAGATATAGACGTTGGGAATGTTCGGCCAACTTTATTCGATTTATTTGGTGAAGATTCAACTCCTAAAGTTAAGAAGTTCATGAAGGTTCTCTTCAACAGTCTCCAAGGTGGAGACGGCGGtgctgatggtggtggtggtggtgggtttttgGGAAAGGTGAGTGAACTCGCTCAGAGTTTCTTGAAACCGAAGCTGGAGAACAATGCAGATTATGGGAAACCCGCCATGGAAGCAGAAGTTGAAGGTAAACAAGATGCGTATGCTGGATCAAAGAAAAAGAAGCTGCCGGAGAATGGGATTTTGATTAGTGGTTGTCAGACTGATCAAACGTCGGCGGATGCAACACCTACAAAGAACGACAAGGCTGAATCTTATGGCGCATTAAGTCATGcaattcagaagattgttgaagaGTCTGAAGGGAAGATAACCAATCGTGAGGTTGTCTTGAAGGCTAGGGAATTAATGCAGAAACATGGGTTTAAACAACGGCCGGGACTTTATTGTGAGGATAAACATGTTGATGCTTTTTTCATCTGCGATTAA